A stretch of Methanosphaerula palustris E1-9c DNA encodes these proteins:
- a CDS encoding B12-binding domain-containing radical SAM protein: MMSQYRGGIFTGFTMCAPSGLLPDWIFFQAFGPPVPRKGGVALFADGGIRSIEASLLKYGFSEDEVAVVHPRDLSRIAGKETRIVSISGHDFLGINPPTSTFTDFIRTGPPYNRMKFFELMHHPVMSRVTTVAGGKSAWQVASPYMMERLHLDHVHLGEGERTVPRAFAAILAGEEVPPIITGEEVPVEEIPPLVHPNIRGLVECSRGCGRGCAFCTPTLQSLRHKSADQIIHDVTVNAHGGSKSIILHAEDMLCYGGTPLHPDPERLLPLVRRTGEVEGITNIGFSHIALATAYHHPHMVEELSEYLLTLPDMPYIGVQTGIETGSPQLIAMHMRGKPAPAPPEKWPEIVVEALGLLHDQNWVIAGTLVSGLPGETEDDVQASLELMDRIRGLRVLVVPLNFVSMNPARLSDQDSFTADKMTPAHWQLYGACIEHDVRIGRELSHLMVGGNVITRNLGKFALNFIMRGAERYTSALKEGHPPEDFDLGKRSFLIPDL, translated from the coding sequence ATGATGAGCCAGTACCGCGGGGGCATCTTCACCGGTTTTACCATGTGTGCACCGAGCGGTCTCCTCCCTGATTGGATCTTTTTCCAGGCCTTCGGACCCCCGGTTCCTCGCAAGGGCGGAGTGGCACTTTTTGCAGACGGCGGGATACGATCGATCGAGGCATCCCTGCTCAAGTACGGTTTTTCAGAGGACGAAGTAGCGGTTGTTCATCCCCGGGATCTTTCACGGATAGCCGGAAAGGAGACCCGCATTGTCTCGATCTCAGGTCACGATTTCCTCGGGATCAACCCTCCGACATCGACATTTACCGACTTCATTCGCACGGGCCCACCCTACAACCGGATGAAATTTTTCGAACTGATGCACCATCCCGTCATGAGTCGGGTAACAACAGTGGCCGGCGGAAAGAGCGCCTGGCAGGTGGCATCCCCCTACATGATGGAGCGGCTCCACCTCGACCATGTGCATCTCGGAGAGGGAGAACGGACGGTGCCCAGGGCCTTTGCCGCTATCCTGGCCGGCGAGGAGGTTCCGCCGATCATCACCGGAGAAGAGGTTCCGGTGGAGGAGATCCCGCCGCTTGTTCACCCCAATATCCGCGGGCTGGTGGAATGCTCTCGCGGATGCGGGCGGGGCTGTGCGTTCTGCACTCCCACGCTCCAATCCCTCCGTCACAAATCGGCCGACCAGATCATCCATGATGTGACCGTCAACGCCCATGGGGGAAGCAAGAGCATCATCCTCCATGCAGAGGACATGCTCTGTTACGGGGGCACACCCCTTCATCCCGATCCAGAACGCCTTCTCCCCCTGGTCAGGCGAACTGGCGAGGTGGAAGGGATTACCAATATCGGATTCTCACATATCGCCCTGGCCACCGCGTACCATCACCCCCACATGGTCGAGGAGCTCTCCGAATATCTGCTCACGCTCCCAGATATGCCCTATATCGGAGTGCAGACCGGTATTGAAACCGGGAGCCCCCAGCTTATTGCGATGCACATGCGGGGCAAACCGGCACCAGCTCCCCCAGAAAAGTGGCCGGAGATCGTCGTTGAGGCCCTCGGGTTGCTGCATGACCAGAACTGGGTCATCGCAGGAACGCTGGTCTCCGGGCTTCCCGGCGAGACCGAGGATGATGTCCAGGCGAGCCTGGAACTGATGGACCGGATCAGGGGGCTCCGGGTGCTCGTGGTACCGTTAAATTTCGTCTCAATGAACCCGGCACGTCTCTCGGATCAGGACTCATTCACGGCAGATAAGATGACTCCGGCTCACTGGCAGCTCTATGGGGCCTGTATCGAACATGATGTCAGGATAGGCCGGGAACTATCGCACCTGATGGTAGGTGGAAATGTCATCACCCGAAACCTCGGTAAATTCGCCCTTAATTTTATCATGCGAGGCGCAGAGCGGTATACCAGTGCTCTAAAGGAAGGCCACCCGCCAGAGGATTTCGATCTTGGAAAACGAAGTTTTCTCATCCCCGACCTGTAA
- a CDS encoding phosphoglycerate kinase: MQKKTVRDEDVSGKRVLVRVDFNVPMDQSGTIEDDTRIRACLPTITYLIDHQARVILCSHLGRPHGRVDEHLRLGPVGRRLSELVQRPVEVLREAVGPGVVRAVSEMQDGDLVLLENLRFYPGEEENDPVFARALASLADLFVNDAFGASHRAHASVVGLAAHLPCVAGLLMEKEIEQMSGLLEDPARPFAAVMGGAKVGEKIGILKNILPKVDLVLVGGGMAATFLKGRGVDVGISPVESDRMALIGTIMQEAETLGARVLLPEDLVVAGSLEAGANARVVSAGQIPADCMIADIGPLTIAAFTKELETCRTVAWNGPMGVFEIPQFSNGTTSIAQVLAGLNATTVIGGGSTAEAVTQLGLAGRMTHVSTGGGASLQFLSGKVLPGIAVLADRETHH, translated from the coding sequence ATGCAGAAAAAGACGGTGAGGGATGAAGATGTCAGCGGAAAGCGGGTACTGGTGAGGGTCGACTTCAATGTGCCCATGGACCAGAGTGGTACGATCGAAGACGACACCCGGATCCGGGCCTGCCTCCCCACGATCACGTACCTGATCGATCATCAGGCCCGGGTCATCCTCTGCTCCCATCTCGGGAGACCCCATGGCAGGGTCGACGAGCACCTGCGGCTGGGGCCGGTGGGCCGGCGCCTGTCGGAGCTCGTGCAGAGGCCGGTCGAAGTGCTGCGGGAGGCGGTCGGGCCCGGGGTTGTGCGGGCAGTATCTGAGATGCAGGACGGGGACCTCGTCCTGCTGGAGAATCTGCGGTTCTACCCGGGCGAAGAGGAGAACGATCCGGTGTTCGCCCGCGCGCTCGCTAGTCTCGCCGACCTCTTCGTCAATGACGCCTTTGGCGCGAGCCATCGGGCACATGCCTCCGTCGTCGGGCTGGCAGCCCATCTCCCCTGCGTCGCCGGCCTCCTCATGGAGAAGGAGATCGAGCAGATGAGTGGTCTGCTCGAGGATCCAGCCCGGCCCTTCGCCGCCGTCATGGGCGGAGCGAAGGTGGGGGAGAAGATCGGGATCCTGAAGAATATCCTGCCGAAGGTGGACCTCGTTCTCGTCGGGGGAGGCATGGCTGCCACGTTCCTGAAGGGCAGGGGCGTGGACGTCGGCATCTCTCCGGTCGAGTCCGACAGGATGGCCCTGATCGGGACGATCATGCAGGAGGCGGAGACGCTCGGGGCAAGGGTTCTGCTTCCGGAGGACCTGGTGGTCGCCGGAAGCCTGGAAGCCGGTGCGAATGCCCGGGTCGTGAGTGCAGGGCAGATCCCTGCGGACTGTATGATCGCCGATATCGGGCCCCTGACCATCGCGGCGTTCACGAAAGAGCTCGAAACCTGCCGGACGGTGGCATGGAACGGGCCGATGGGGGTATTCGAGATCCCGCAGTTCTCCAACGGGACAACATCCATCGCCCAGGTCCTCGCCGGCCTCAATGCCACGACCGTCATCGGGGGCGGGTCCACGGCAGAGGCCGTCACGCAGCTCGGGCTGGCCGGCCGGATGACGCATGTCTCCACCGGCGGGGGAGCCTCTCTCCAGTTCCTCTCTGGAAAGGTTCTGCCTGGGATCGCAGTCCTCGCCGACAGGGAGACGCATCATTGA